From Ananas comosus cultivar F153 unplaced genomic scaffold, ASM154086v1, whole genome shotgun sequence, a single genomic window includes:
- the LOC109706122 gene encoding uncharacterized protein LOC109706122 translates to MDSKATERDPAWKYVSLADNKVKNDLTCNFCGKVTRGGIYRAKQHIVGGFRNAKACGTCPPHVREEIKDFMTKKVAEKQQNEFMPDFEDVDHFDDNEEEDDVAELSAKGKRIQSKSSGCSIGSSKSAHKKPRQKGPMDLYFTPNAEKVIQDRKDGKMKQATINEVCRKELREKACKEVARWFYDAGIPFNAANYDSFHVALEAVGQYGPGLKPPSMYELRIPLLQKEVQQTKNSMNGHMEEWAKTGCSIMCDGWTDKRQRTLINFLVNSPMGTVFIESIDASNYSKTGEEMFKLLDKMVERIGEANVVQVVTDSASNNVLAGKLLEAKRPNLYWSPCAAHCIDLMLEDIGKMPEVHRTVKRATTLSSFIYARTGVVNMMRRFTAQRELLRPAVTRFATAFLTLQRLHKQKSNFRKMFTSDDWTKSKWAKEQAGKNATSIVLMPTFWTSIVYILKIFGPLVRVLRLVDGEKRPAMGYIYEAMDRAKEAIAKSFKERVEKYSEVFKIIDNRWQCQLHRPLHAAGHFLNPEFFYSNLEIYGDEEIMTGLYQAMQRLVSSAQEQDKICDQLSVYREAHGLFGTNMAIRQRKTKSPAEWWKLFGSSTPNLQKFAIRVLSLTCSASGCERNWSVFEHVSHQY, encoded by the exons ATGGATTCGAAAGCAACCGAAAGAGATCCTGCATGGAAGTATGTATCTTTAGCGGATAACAAAGTCAAAAATGATCTTACTTGTAATTTTTGTGGAAAAGTAACAAGAGGAGGGATTTACCGAGCAAAGCAACATATTGTTGGAGGTTTTCGAAATGCAAAAGCATGCGGGACATGTCCGCCGCATGTGAGAGAGGAAATAAAAGATTTTATGACGAAAAAAGTGGCAGAGAAACAACAAAATGAGTTCATGCCCGATTTTGAAGATGTAGATCACTTCGATGATAATGAAGAGGAAGATGATGTTGCGGAATTGAGcgcaaaaggaaaaagaattcAAAGCAAAAGTAGCGGATGTAGTATTGGTAGTAGTAAAAGTGCACACAAAAAACCAAGGCAAAAGGGACCAATGGACTTGTATTTCACTCCCAATGCTGAGAAGGTAATTCAAGATAGAAAGGATGGAAAAATGAAACAAGCTACGATCAATGAAGTTTGTAGGAAAGAGTTGAGAGAAAAAGCGTGTAAGGAAGTAGCTAGATGGTTTTATGATGCAGGAATACCTTTCAATGCTGCTAATTATGATAGCTTTCATGTGGCGCTTGAAGCTGTTGGACAATATGGCCCTGGTCTTAAGCCACCTTCTATGTATGAATTACGGATTCCTTTGCTTCAAAAGGAGGTTCAACAAACAAAGAATTCAATGAATGGGCACATGGAGGAATGGGCCAAGACTGGATGTAGTATAATGTGTGATGGATGGACGGACAAGCGACAAAGGACCCTTATAAACTTTCTTGTAAATTCTCCAATGGGAACTGTGTTTATCGAATCTATTGATGCCTCCAATTACTCTAAAACTGGAGAAGAAATGTTCAAGTTATTGGATAAAATGGTAGAGCGTATTGGGGAGGCAAATGTCGTTCAAGTTGTGACTGATAGTGCATCGAATAATGTGTTGGCTG GGAAATTATTGGAGGCAAAACGACCAAATTTATATTGGTCACCTTGTGCAGCCCATTGCATTGATTTGATGCTTGAGGACATTGGAAAGATGCCTGAGGTGCATAGAACAGTAAAAAGGGCAACAACATTGAGTAGTTTTATTTATGCCCGCACAGGAGTGGTCAACATGATGAGGCGTTTTACAGCCCAAAGAGAGTTGCTTAGGCCTGCTGTAACAAGATTTGCAACGGCCTTTCTTACCCTTCAACGGTTACATAAGCAAAAAAGCAACTTTAGAAAGATGTTCACATCGGATGATTGGACCAAAAGTAAATGGGCAAAGGAACAAGCGGGCAAAAATGCAACTAGCATTGTATTGATGCCCACATTTTGGACTAGCATtgtttatattcttaaaatttttggtcCTCTTGTTCGTGTGCTTCGACTAGTTGATGGTGAAAAAAGGCCAGCAATGGGCTATATTTATGAGGCTATGGACAGAGCAAAGGAAGCAATTGCCAAGTCTTTTAAAGAGAGGGTGGAGAAATATAGTGAAGTATTCAAGATTATTGATAATAGATGGCAATGCCAGCTTCATCGCCCTTTGCATGCAGCCGGTCATTTCTTGAACcctgaatttttttattcaaatttagaaatttacGGAGATGAGGAGATTATGACCGGTTTATATCAAGCTATGCAAAGATTGGTTTCAAGTGCTCAAGAGCAAGATAAAATATGCGATCAACTAAGTGTATATCGTGAAGCACATGGTCTTTTCGGAACTAATATGGCAATTCGCCAAAGGAAAACAAAGTCACCGG CTGAATGGTGGAAATTGTTTGGATCATCAACACCAAACTTGCAAAAATTTGCAATTAGGGTTCTAAGCCTCACTTGTAGTGCTTCCGGTTGTGAGCGAAATTGGAGTGTATTTGAACATGTAAGTCATCAATATTAA
- the LOC109706121 gene encoding uncharacterized protein LOC109706121 isoform X3, giving the protein MEAPPQLLHCGVDPFRRSSALDLRALRGKFRPRPFLARSKGRGLGVFAIATEPKPGSAEPSSRVSINGAANRFGKMSEEIKKNEVARAIELREIVMSLGPAYIKLGQALSIRPDILSPAAMTELQKLCDKEKE; this is encoded by the exons ATGGAAGCCCCGCCTCAGCTCCTCCACTGCGGCGTCGACCCTTTCCGGCGATCGTCGGCGCTCGATCTCCGCGCTTTGCGCGGGAAGTTTCGCCCCCGCCCGTTCCTCGCAAGGTCCAAGGGACGGGGACTCGGCGTCTTCGCCATCGCCACCGAGCCGAAGCCCGGTAGCGCCGAGCCCTCTTCTCGTGTCTCCATCAATGGAGCTGCTAAT AGATTTGGGAAGATGTCGGAGGAGATTAAGAAG AATGAAGTTGCAAGAGCCATCGAATTGAGGGAGATAGTCATGTCTTTGGGTCCAGCCTACATCAAACTCGGGCAAGCACTTAGTATTCGACCAGACATATTATCTCCTGCGGCAATGACTGAACTACAGAAGCTATGTGATAAG GAGAAGGAGTAG
- the LOC109706121 gene encoding uncharacterized protein LOC109706121 isoform X2 yields the protein MEAPPQLLHCGVDPFRRSSALDLRALRGKFRPRPFLARSKGRGLGVFAIATEPKPGSAEPSSRVSINGAANRFGKMSEEIKKNEVARAIELREIVMSLGPAYIKLGQALSIRPDILSPAAMTELQKLCDKEIQVSRRDCELDWRWDFGLFLGFEY from the exons ATGGAAGCCCCGCCTCAGCTCCTCCACTGCGGCGTCGACCCTTTCCGGCGATCGTCGGCGCTCGATCTCCGCGCTTTGCGCGGGAAGTTTCGCCCCCGCCCGTTCCTCGCAAGGTCCAAGGGACGGGGACTCGGCGTCTTCGCCATCGCCACCGAGCCGAAGCCCGGTAGCGCCGAGCCCTCTTCTCGTGTCTCCATCAATGGAGCTGCTAAT AGATTTGGGAAGATGTCGGAGGAGATTAAGAAG AATGAAGTTGCAAGAGCCATCGAATTGAGGGAGATAGTCATGTCTTTGGGTCCAGCCTACATCAAACTCGGGCAAGCACTTAGTATTCGACCAGACATATTATCTCCTGCGGCAATGACTGAACTACAGAAGCTATGTGATAAG GAAATTCAGGTTAGTAGACGTGATTGCGAGTTAGATTGGAGATGGGATTTTGGACTATTTCTTGGATTTGAATactga
- the LOC109706121 gene encoding uncharacterized protein LOC109706121 isoform X1: MRNVNVTFNLVPVVNNSETLPLVYDPDIIASYWGKRPRAVAARIVQLLSVAGGFLSHLIWDLVNKKIKENEVARAIELREIVMSLGPAYIKLGQALSIRPDILSPAAMTELQKLCDKVTDFGSYFILQYPLRLLWHFRCVKAVVYVILFHLVLHICIFY; this comes from the exons ATGAGAAATGTTAATGTGACGTTCAATTTG GTACCAGTAGTGAACAACAGTGAGACATTGCCTCTAGTGTATGATCCGGATATCATAGCATCATATTGGGGAAAACGTCCTAGAGCTGTTGCCGCACGAATTGTACAATTGCTATCTGTCGCTGGTGGCTTTCTATCTCATCTAATTTGGGATCTGGTTAATAAGAAGATCAAAGAG AATGAAGTTGCAAGAGCCATCGAATTGAGGGAGATAGTCATGTCTTTGGGTCCAGCCTACATCAAACTCGGGCAAGCACTTAGTATTCGACCAGACATATTATCTCCTGCGGCAATGACTGAACTACAGAAGCTATGTGATAAGGTAACTGACTTTGGAAGCTATTTTATATTGCAGTATCCTTTAAGATTGTTATGGCACTTTCGTTGTGTAAAGGCAGTTGTTTATGTGATTCTATTTCATCTAGTGCTTCATATATGCATCTTTTATtga